A single window of Verrucomicrobiia bacterium DNA harbors:
- a CDS encoding GNAT family N-acetyltransferase, with product MNLIKSKPSTPRLSYPRMAAFFRVLNAMMRYVPSRSKYQADLIVFRKNLFPGAPEQVQFDGFTLRRAMAHDLHAIKAHPERFMPEVYRNRLEDGHAVYCAVQGDEVAAFLWVNFDVFSHLHGTKHEAVLGTLEKDEGCFYDSYTYRQYRGLGLAPILLNYAAACLANAGVATLIACVPPSNLSCVVLYQGQGFGAIDVLHLYQIGSLRQCLRGTRKELTTLNEWIGSCPA from the coding sequence ATGAACCTCATCAAATCCAAACCGAGCACTCCGCGGCTTTCTTACCCGCGCATGGCGGCTTTTTTCCGCGTGCTGAACGCGATGATGCGATACGTCCCTTCGCGCTCCAAGTACCAGGCGGACCTCATCGTCTTCCGCAAAAATCTTTTTCCCGGCGCTCCGGAACAGGTGCAGTTCGATGGATTCACGCTGCGGCGCGCGATGGCCCATGACCTGCACGCGATCAAAGCGCATCCCGAGCGTTTCATGCCCGAAGTCTACCGGAACAGGCTGGAGGACGGGCACGCGGTTTATTGCGCGGTGCAGGGCGACGAGGTCGCGGCTTTTCTCTGGGTGAATTTCGACGTGTTCAGCCATCTTCACGGCACCAAGCATGAAGCGGTCCTGGGAACGTTGGAGAAAGACGAAGGATGCTTCTACGATTCTTACACCTACCGGCAGTACCGCGGGCTGGGGCTCGCGCCAATCCTGCTCAATTATGCCGCCGCGTGCCTGGCCAATGCCGGCGTCGCCACCTTGATCGCCTGCGTGCCGCCGTCCAATCTTTCCTGCGTCGTGCTCTACCAGGGGCAGGGATTCGGAGCGATCGACGTCCTTCATCTGTATCAGATCGGAAGCCTCCGGCAATGCCTGCGGGGCACAAGGAAGGAATTAACGACCCTCAACGAATGGATCGGCTCATGTCCGGCATGA